A region of Amblyraja radiata isolate CabotCenter1 chromosome 22, sAmbRad1.1.pri, whole genome shotgun sequence DNA encodes the following proteins:
- the LOC116985881 gene encoding hemoglobin subunit beta-like codes for MVHITPEEAHTIGGIWKELDKQTTTALALERVFTVYPWTTRLFSSFKHDFKATGSGVQGHAKKVVGALNTAVLRLGDLEAAFHELSEKHQTIGVDTQNFKLLGQTFIVELAIHFKGRFTPEVHEAAYKFFLAVAGALSAQYH; via the exons ATGGTGCACATAACACCAGAAGAAGCCCACACCATCGGGGGCATCTGGAAGGAGTTGGACAAGCAAACGACAACTGCCCTAGCCCTAGAAAG GGTGTTCACGGTCTATCCCTGGACGACCAGGCTGTTTAGCAGCTTCAAACATGATTTCAAAGCCACCGGCAGTGGTGTCCAAGGTCATGCAAAGAAAGTTGTAGGGGCTCTGAATACGGCAGTCCTTCGCCTCGGTGACCTGGAAGCTGCCTTCCATGAACTCAGCGAGAAACATCAAACCATCGGAGTGGACACTCAAAACTTCAAG CTTCTGGGCCAGACCTTCATCGTTGAGCTCGCCATTCACTTCAAAGGCAGGTTCACTCCCGAGGTTCATGAAGCTGCATATAAGTTTTTCTTGGCAGTTGCAGGAGCTCTCTCCGCTCAATACCATTAG
- the LOC116985880 gene encoding hemoglobin subunit alpha-like codes for MVFSVADKHAIEQVALLIKPKAAAIGADALARLFELHPQTKTYFPCFKSYLATDHHVIAHGTKVFDALVKAAEHLDDLPKHLEKLAKKHGTELLVEPHNYVLFSDIIVATLAIHLPSFTPATHTAVDKFLEEVAHQLSSMYR; via the exons ATGGTCTTCTCAGTAGCCGACAAGCATGCAATAGAACAAGTGGCCCTACTAATAAAGCCAAAGGCTGCAGCTATTGGTGCAGATGCTTTAGCCAG GCTGTTTGAGCTCCATCCTCAAACCAAGACATACTTCCCGTGTTTCAAGAGCTACCTTGCCACTGATCATCATGTCATAGCTCATGGCACCAAGGTATTTGATGCCTTGGTGAAGGCCGCTGAACACTTGGACGACCTGCCCAAACACCTGGAGAAGCTGGCCAAGAAACATGGTACTGAACTCCTTGTGGAACCTCACAACTATGTG CTGTTTTCAGACATCATTGTGGCCACCTTGGCCATTCATCTGCCTTCGTTCACCCCTGCAACTCATACTGCCGTCGACAAATTCCTTGAGGAAGTTGCACATCAATTGAGCTCCATGTACCGCTGA